The following proteins come from a genomic window of Bacillales bacterium:
- a CDS encoding bifunctional riboflavin kinase/FAD synthetase: MEVIHLSHPGKWDIDPKRSVMALGFFDGVHRGHEKVILTAKRFADENGLQSAVMTFYPHPAVVLGKKENPEYLTPLPEKVKRIEALGVDRLYVVKFDEHFSSFGPQQFVDAYLVNLSVVHAVAGFDFTYGHKGEGTMRTLPEHASGRFQVTVIPKVEENGEKVSSTKIRELLRSGDVDEVPPYLGRYYEIEGTVVNGEKRGRTIGFPTANIESQESYFIPATGIYAVRTKVGGHWHDGVASIGFKPTFHDDYGERPAVEVHLFDFDGDLYGKQAVVRWFKKLRDEEKFDTVDALVNQMNRDAAEAQAYLQTRKG, from the coding sequence ATGGAAGTGATTCATTTAAGCCATCCCGGAAAATGGGACATCGATCCAAAACGCTCGGTGATGGCTCTCGGTTTTTTTGACGGTGTTCATCGCGGTCACGAAAAAGTCATTTTAACCGCGAAACGATTCGCCGACGAAAACGGACTGCAATCGGCGGTGATGACGTTTTATCCACATCCGGCCGTCGTGCTCGGAAAAAAAGAAAATCCGGAATATTTGACGCCGCTGCCGGAAAAAGTGAAACGCATCGAAGCGCTTGGGGTCGACCGGCTCTATGTCGTGAAGTTTGATGAACATTTTTCCTCGTTTGGTCCGCAACAATTCGTCGATGCATACCTCGTGAATTTGTCGGTCGTTCATGCGGTCGCCGGATTTGATTTTACATATGGACATAAGGGCGAAGGCACAATGCGAACGCTTCCGGAACATGCTAGTGGCCGCTTTCAAGTGACGGTCATTCCGAAAGTGGAGGAAAACGGCGAAAAAGTCAGCTCGACGAAAATTCGCGAATTGCTGCGCTCGGGGGATGTCGACGAAGTTCCTCCTTATTTAGGACGTTATTATGAAATCGAAGGGACGGTTGTGAACGGAGAGAAACGGGGGAGGACGATCGGATTTCCGACCGCAAACATTGAATCGCAAGAGTCGTATTTCATTCCCGCCACGGGCATTTATGCGGTGCGCACAAAGGTTGGCGGACATTGGCATGACGGCGTCGCCAGCATCGGATTCAAGCCGACGTTTCACGACGATTACGGTGAGCGGCCGGCCGTAGAAGTTCACCTTTTCGATTTCGATGGTGATTTGTACGGGAAACAAGCGGTCGTCCGTTGGTTCAAAAAACTGCGGGACGAAGAAAAATTCGACACCGTTGACGCGTTGGTAAATCAAATGAATCGCGACGCGGCAGAGGCGCAAGCGTATTTGCAAACACGCAAAGGTTGA
- the rpsO gene encoding 30S ribosomal protein S15: MALTQERKQEIVEEFKTHENDTGSPEVQVAILTEQINSLNGHLRDHKKDHHSRRGLLKMVGKRRNLLTYLRNKDIQRYRTLINKLGLRR; encoded by the coding sequence ATGGCATTGACACAAGAACGCAAACAGGAAATCGTTGAGGAGTTCAAAACTCACGAAAACGACACGGGCTCACCCGAAGTCCAAGTAGCTATCCTTACGGAGCAGATCAATTCGTTGAACGGACATTTGCGCGACCATAAGAAAGATCATCACTCTCGTCGCGGCTTGTTAAAGATGGTCGGTAAACGCCGGAACTTATTGACGTATTTGCGCAATAAGGACATACAGCGCTACCGTACGCTCATCAACAAACTTGGTTTGCGTCGTTAG
- the pnp gene encoding polyribonucleotide nucleotidyltransferase → MGHGKQVFSIDVAGRKLSVEIGQLAKQANGAAMIRYGDTAVLSTATGSKTPKDLPFFPLTINYEERLYAVGKIPGGFIKREGRPSDKAILSARLIDRPIRPLFPDGFRNEVQVVNMVMSVDQDCSSEMAAMLGSSLSLCISDIPFGGPIAGVIVGRIDGKFVINPTSEQAEKSDIHLTVAGTKDAINMVEAGANEVPEEVMLDAMMFGHEEIKRLVEFQESIVETVHNEKMEVELHELDAELEAKVRAAVEGDIKEAVKVTEKQAREAAIEAVETKAAEQFASEAEDEDRSEEAKEIVHKIVKQEVRELILNEKIRPDGRKVNEIRELSSEVHVLPRTHGSGLFTRGQTQALSVCTLGALGDVQILDGLDLEESKRFMHHYNFPPFSVGEARPMRGPGRREIGHGALGERALEPVIPSEKEFPYTIRLVSEVLESNGSTSQASICGSTLAMMDAGVPLKAPVAGIAMGLVKEDDRVTVLTDIQGMEDHLGDMDFKVAGTEKGVTALQMDIKISGIDREVLKTALEQAKEGRMAILENMKTAIAEPRKELSKYAPKILIMNIDPDKIRDVIGPSGKTINKIIEQTDVKIDIEQDGSIYISSTNQEMNEKAKKIIEDLVREAKVGEIYLGTVKRIEKFGAFVELFSGKDGLVHISELAKERIGKVEDVVSIGDEILVKVINIDNQGRVKLSRKAVLLDQEKAEKEKQEQN, encoded by the coding sequence ATGGGTCACGGAAAACAAGTTTTTTCCATTGACGTAGCGGGTCGTAAATTGTCCGTCGAAATTGGACAACTTGCCAAACAAGCCAATGGTGCCGCCATGATCAGATATGGAGACACCGCAGTGTTATCGACGGCTACAGGATCGAAGACGCCGAAAGATTTACCGTTCTTTCCGCTGACGATCAATTACGAAGAACGTCTCTATGCCGTTGGGAAAATTCCCGGAGGCTTCATTAAACGGGAAGGAAGACCGAGCGACAAAGCGATTTTGTCGGCGAGACTGATCGACCGTCCGATACGCCCTTTGTTTCCTGACGGATTTCGCAACGAAGTGCAAGTCGTCAACATGGTGATGAGCGTCGATCAAGATTGTTCTTCGGAGATGGCGGCTATGCTCGGTTCCTCGTTGTCGCTCTGCATTTCCGACATTCCGTTCGGCGGACCGATTGCCGGTGTGATCGTCGGCAGAATCGACGGAAAATTCGTCATTAATCCGACTTCCGAACAAGCGGAGAAGAGTGACATTCATTTGACGGTGGCCGGAACGAAAGATGCGATTAACATGGTCGAAGCAGGTGCGAATGAAGTTCCCGAAGAAGTGATGCTCGATGCGATGATGTTCGGTCACGAAGAAATTAAACGCCTCGTCGAGTTCCAGGAATCGATTGTCGAGACTGTGCACAATGAGAAAATGGAAGTCGAGTTGCACGAGCTTGATGCAGAATTGGAAGCGAAAGTTCGTGCGGCTGTCGAAGGAGACATTAAAGAAGCCGTTAAGGTAACGGAAAAACAAGCGCGCGAAGCAGCGATCGAAGCGGTCGAAACGAAAGCCGCGGAGCAGTTTGCTTCTGAAGCGGAGGATGAGGACCGTTCCGAAGAGGCGAAAGAAATCGTTCACAAGATTGTGAAACAAGAAGTTCGTGAATTAATTCTGAACGAGAAAATACGTCCCGACGGTCGGAAGGTGAATGAAATTCGCGAGCTTTCTTCCGAAGTTCACGTTTTGCCGCGGACACACGGTTCCGGACTATTCACGCGCGGACAAACCCAGGCGCTCAGCGTTTGCACGCTTGGTGCGCTCGGCGACGTGCAAATTTTGGACGGGCTTGATTTGGAAGAATCGAAACGGTTTATGCACCATTACAATTTCCCGCCGTTCAGTGTCGGGGAAGCGAGGCCAATGAGAGGGCCGGGCCGCAGGGAAATCGGGCACGGTGCGCTCGGCGAACGTGCGCTTGAACCGGTGATTCCGTCTGAAAAAGAATTCCCTTATACCATCCGGCTCGTTTCTGAAGTGCTCGAATCGAATGGATCGACTTCTCAGGCGAGCATTTGCGGCAGTACGTTGGCGATGATGGATGCGGGCGTACCGTTGAAGGCGCCGGTTGCGGGAATCGCAATGGGCCTCGTGAAAGAAGACGACCGGGTAACGGTATTGACAGACATACAGGGGATGGAAGACCATCTTGGCGACATGGACTTTAAAGTGGCCGGAACCGAAAAAGGCGTTACGGCTTTGCAAATGGACATCAAAATATCCGGCATTGACCGTGAGGTTTTGAAAACGGCGCTTGAACAGGCGAAGGAAGGCCGCATGGCAATTCTCGAGAACATGAAAACAGCGATTGCCGAGCCTCGCAAAGAACTTTCGAAGTATGCGCCGAAGATTTTGATCATGAACATTGATCCGGACAAAATTCGCGACGTTATCGGACCGAGCGGAAAAACGATCAATAAGATTATTGAACAAACGGACGTCAAAATCGATATCGAACAAGACGGGAGCATTTATATTTCTTCCACCAATCAAGAAATGAACGAAAAGGCGAAGAAAATCATTGAGGACTTGGTTCGTGAAGCGAAAGTCGGGGAAATCTACCTCGGCACGGTGAAACGGATCGAGAAATTCGGAGCTTTCGTGGAATTGTTCAGCGGCAAAGACGGACTCGTGCATATTTCTGAGTTGGCGAAAGAACGCATTGGGAAAGTCGAAGACGTCGTCTCCATCGGTGACGAGATTCTCGTCAAAGTCATCAACATCGACAATCAAGGACGGGTGAAACTATCGCGAAAAGCGGTGCTTCTCGACCAGGAAAAAGCCGAAAAGGAAAAGCAAGAACAGAACTAG
- a CDS encoding polysaccharide deacetylase family protein codes for MKKLIVHWTAFVLIFLFAFGTVQNPWTSRYIHDLKQDPVVSVDQNNPLYEKIVQAAEKYNEPAIDAKIDPVWKAVPGYNGIKVDVAASYKKMMKDGQRFANDRLVFRQVEPDVHLNDLKPAPIYKGNPNKPMVSLMVNVAWGNEYIPKMLKVLKQEHVRATFFLDGSWVKKNPDLAKMIAEAGNEIGNHAYSHPDMKALSAEAARRQIVKTNEVIRSTLEMKPKLFAPPSGSYNKQTVKVVDSLGMKTIMWTVDTVDWKNPNPDAMVMRVLQNIGSGSLVLMHPTKASAEGLAAMIHGIRERGYQIGTVSALLDEDRL; via the coding sequence ATGAAAAAACTGATCGTGCACTGGACGGCGTTCGTTCTAATTTTTTTGTTTGCCTTCGGGACGGTGCAAAATCCGTGGACGTCTCGTTACATTCATGATCTCAAACAAGATCCTGTCGTTTCGGTAGATCAAAACAATCCGTTGTACGAAAAAATCGTTCAGGCTGCGGAGAAATACAACGAACCGGCGATTGATGCGAAAATCGATCCTGTTTGGAAAGCGGTTCCGGGATATAATGGCATCAAGGTCGATGTCGCGGCTTCCTATAAAAAAATGATGAAAGACGGACAGCGATTCGCGAACGATCGTCTCGTGTTTCGCCAAGTCGAGCCGGATGTACATTTGAACGATTTGAAGCCGGCGCCGATTTACAAAGGCAATCCGAACAAGCCGATGGTCAGCTTGATGGTGAATGTTGCGTGGGGAAATGAATACATCCCGAAAATGTTGAAAGTTTTAAAACAGGAGCATGTGCGCGCGACGTTTTTTCTCGACGGTTCTTGGGTGAAGAAAAATCCGGACCTTGCCAAAATGATTGCGGAAGCCGGAAATGAAATCGGCAATCATGCTTATTCCCACCCGGATATGAAAGCTTTATCCGCCGAGGCGGCACGCCGACAGATCGTGAAAACGAACGAAGTGATTCGCTCCACGCTGGAAATGAAGCCGAAACTGTTTGCTCCGCCGAGCGGGAGTTACAATAAACAAACGGTAAAAGTGGTCGATTCGCTCGGAATGAAAACGATTATGTGGACGGTCGACACGGTCGATTGGAAAAATCCGAATCCCGATGCGATGGTCATGAGGGTGTTGCAAAACATCGGTTCCGGGTCGCTCGTGTTAATGCATCCCACCAAGGCATCGGCGGAAGGGCTTGCAGCGATGATTCATGGGATTCGGGAACGCGGATATCAGATCGGCACAGTGTCCGCACTGCTGGATGAAGATCGACTTTAA
- a CDS encoding pitrilysin family protein, which produces MITRHRCSNGVTIVLEKIPAVRSVSIGVWVGTGSRNETKENNGVSHFLEHMFFKGTTSRNAREIAEAFDRIGGHVNAFTSKEYTCFYSKVLDEHAEHALDLLADMFFHSTFSADEMIKEKSVVHEEIKMYEDTPDEMVHDLLGQACYGDHPLGYPILGSEKVLDSFDSRTLRDYMKKSYTPDNVVISIAGHIDESIITYAEQFFGGFHGESGAAPTESPVFRTDKLARRKDTEQAHLCVGFRGLPVNHEEIFTLAVLNNILGGSMSSRLFQEVREERGLAYSIFSYHSAFRDNGVLSIYGGTGVDRVDEMYTTVHEVLAKLRSGGVTDSELENSKEQIKGNLMLGLESTNSRMNLNAKNEMFLGRHRTLDEMTEDIAAVTKTRVNAMAEAIFSEDFSCSIVSPGGKLPRVLQV; this is translated from the coding sequence TTGATTACGAGACATCGATGTTCGAATGGCGTGACGATAGTGTTGGAAAAGATTCCTGCAGTTCGCTCGGTATCGATCGGTGTTTGGGTTGGTACTGGATCCCGTAACGAGACGAAAGAAAACAACGGGGTTTCTCATTTTTTGGAGCATATGTTCTTTAAAGGCACGACCTCGCGCAATGCAAGAGAGATCGCCGAAGCATTCGATCGGATCGGCGGTCATGTGAATGCTTTCACTTCAAAGGAATATACTTGTTTTTATTCAAAAGTACTTGACGAACATGCCGAGCATGCCTTGGACCTTTTGGCAGACATGTTTTTTCATTCGACGTTTTCCGCCGACGAAATGATCAAAGAAAAGTCCGTCGTTCATGAAGAGATCAAAATGTACGAAGACACACCCGACGAGATGGTTCACGATTTGCTCGGACAGGCTTGTTACGGAGACCATCCGCTCGGCTACCCGATTTTGGGAAGCGAGAAGGTGCTTGATTCTTTCGACAGCCGAACGCTTCGGGATTACATGAAAAAAAGTTATACGCCGGACAACGTCGTGATTTCGATAGCGGGTCATATCGACGAATCGATCATCACGTATGCGGAACAATTTTTCGGCGGCTTTCATGGGGAATCTGGAGCGGCGCCAACGGAATCGCCGGTTTTCCGCACGGACAAATTGGCGCGCAGGAAGGACACCGAACAAGCGCATCTTTGTGTCGGCTTTCGCGGGTTGCCTGTGAATCACGAAGAAATTTTTACACTGGCGGTTTTGAACAACATTCTCGGGGGAAGCATGTCGAGCCGGTTATTTCAGGAAGTGCGGGAGGAACGTGGGCTCGCTTATTCGATTTTTTCCTATCATTCCGCTTTCCGAGACAACGGTGTATTGAGCATTTACGGCGGCACAGGGGTTGACCGCGTCGATGAAATGTACACAACTGTCCACGAAGTGCTGGCAAAGTTACGGTCAGGCGGTGTTACTGACAGTGAACTGGAAAACAGCAAGGAACAAATCAAAGGCAACTTGATGCTCGGCTTGGAAAGCACGAACAGCCGCATGAATTTGAACGCGAAAAACGAAATGTTCCTCGGACGCCACCGAACGCTCGATGAAATGACCGAAGACATTGCCGCCGTCACGAAAACACGCGTCAACGCAATGGCCGAAGCGATTTTCAGTGAAGACTTCTCTTGTTCCATCGTCAGTCCGGGCGGAAAGCTTCCGCGCGTTTTGCAAGTTTAA
- the dpaA gene encoding dipicolinic acid synthetase subunit A — MLTGLTIAVIGGDARQLEVIRQLSERDANLVLIGFEQLDEDMTGSAKAKLDQAHFESFDAILLPVSGTNQQGRVETIFSDEELVLTDNHLKRTPERCVVYSGISNDYLENAAAAAGRKLVKLFERNDVAIYNSIPTAEGTIMMVIQNTDVTIHQSNVAVLGFGRTGMTVARMMDALGAKVKVGARRSEHLARISEMGLTPFYTEKVAEEITNIDVCINTIPDQVLTASVLSQMPLNALIVDLASKPGGTDFRYADKRGIKALLAPGLPGIVAPKTAGGILAKVLHSLLKEERKNES; from the coding sequence ATGCTAACGGGACTTACGATTGCCGTCATCGGCGGCGACGCGAGGCAACTTGAGGTTATTCGGCAACTGAGCGAGAGGGATGCGAATCTTGTATTAATCGGGTTCGAGCAGCTCGATGAAGATATGACCGGCTCGGCGAAAGCGAAATTGGATCAAGCCCATTTCGAGTCGTTTGACGCGATATTGCTGCCGGTGAGCGGCACGAACCAACAAGGGAGAGTGGAGACGATCTTTTCCGACGAAGAACTCGTGTTGACTGACAATCATTTGAAAAGAACGCCGGAACGATGCGTCGTGTACAGCGGAATCAGCAACGATTACTTGGAAAACGCTGCCGCCGCGGCCGGGCGCAAACTCGTAAAATTGTTTGAGCGAAACGACGTTGCCATTTACAACTCCATTCCGACGGCGGAAGGGACAATTATGATGGTCATTCAAAACACGGATGTGACGATTCATCAGTCGAATGTTGCGGTTCTTGGATTTGGAAGGACGGGGATGACCGTTGCACGGATGATGGACGCGCTTGGAGCGAAGGTGAAAGTCGGCGCACGCAGGTCGGAACATCTTGCGCGCATTTCGGAGATGGGGTTGACTCCGTTTTACACGGAAAAGGTCGCCGAAGAAATCACAAACATCGACGTCTGTATCAACACGATTCCGGATCAAGTCCTTACGGCGAGCGTTTTGTCGCAAATGCCGCTGAACGCATTGATCGTTGATCTTGCGTCGAAACCTGGAGGAACGGATTTTCGATATGCGGACAAAAGGGGCATCAAGGCATTGTTGGCACCTGGGTTGCCGGGAATCGTCGCACCGAAGACGGCAGGAGGCATTCTCGCGAAAGTTTTGCATTCATTGTTGAAGGAGGAACGGAAAAATGAGTCTTGA
- the dpaB gene encoding dipicolinate synthase subunit B — translation MSLEGKKIGLGMTGSHCTYDQVVPQVQRLVDERADVTVFVTYTVKNTVTKFGDGRDWIKKVEDITGKKVVDSLVDAEPYGPKKPLDCMVIAPMTGNSISKFAQAMTDSPVLMAAKATMRNRRPVVLGISTNDALGLNGINIMRLMAAKHIYFIPFGQDNPERKPTSLVSRMEAMVETIEAAINGQQFQPVLIEKFRD, via the coding sequence ATGAGTCTTGAAGGCAAAAAAATCGGTCTCGGCATGACGGGATCCCATTGCACCTATGATCAAGTCGTTCCCCAAGTTCAACGGCTTGTCGACGAACGGGCAGACGTCACTGTGTTTGTTACGTACACCGTAAAAAACACGGTAACGAAGTTTGGAGACGGGCGTGATTGGATCAAGAAGGTTGAAGACATTACGGGAAAGAAAGTCGTCGATTCACTGGTCGACGCCGAGCCGTATGGACCGAAAAAACCTTTGGATTGTATGGTGATCGCACCGATGACGGGAAATTCGATCAGCAAGTTTGCGCAAGCGATGACTGACTCCCCAGTACTGATGGCGGCGAAGGCGACGATGCGTAATCGCCGTCCCGTCGTGCTCGGCATCTCGACAAATGATGCGCTCGGGTTAAACGGGATCAACATTATGAGATTGATGGCTGCCAAGCATATTTATTTCATTCCGTTCGGACAGGATAACCCGGAACGTAAGCCGACCTCGCTCGTATCGAGGATGGAGGCGATGGTCGAGACGATCGAAGCGGCCATCAATGGGCAACAATTTCAACCGGTCTTGATCGAAAAATTTCGCGACTGA
- the asd gene encoding aspartate-semialdehyde dehydrogenase gives MRETFHVAVVGVTGAVGKQMVKMLEEQDFPVSRFSPLASKRSAGNSVRFKGEEWTIREAAPEAFEGVDLALFSAGGSVSKQLAHEAVKRGAIVVDNTSAFRMDPDVPLVVPEVNEADLHDHNGIIANPNCSTIQMVTGLEPIRKAFGLKKVLVSTYQAVSGAGTKAVDEMKEQSRAMLEGRSYAPEILPVKGDRKHYPIAFNAVPQIDKFQDNGYTFEEMKMINETKKIFHESELPVSATCVRLPIETGHAESVYIELNRDDVTVEQLRELLAEAPGVTLQDDPSEQVYPMPLDAAGKKDVFVGRIRKDPDESSGFHLWIVSDNLLKGAAWNSVQISESLMRLNLLK, from the coding sequence ATGAGAGAAACGTTTCATGTGGCGGTCGTCGGCGTAACCGGTGCCGTCGGAAAACAAATGGTGAAAATGCTGGAGGAGCAAGACTTTCCCGTGTCCCGATTTTCTCCGCTTGCGTCGAAACGGTCGGCGGGAAACTCGGTGCGTTTCAAAGGCGAAGAATGGACGATTCGCGAGGCCGCTCCGGAAGCTTTTGAAGGTGTCGACTTAGCCTTGTTTAGTGCGGGCGGATCGGTTTCGAAACAGTTAGCACACGAGGCGGTCAAGCGCGGAGCGATCGTTGTTGACAATACGAGTGCTTTTCGTATGGATCCGGACGTGCCTCTCGTTGTTCCGGAAGTGAATGAAGCGGACTTGCACGATCATAACGGCATCATCGCCAATCCGAACTGTTCAACCATTCAAATGGTGACCGGACTCGAACCGATTCGGAAAGCGTTTGGATTGAAAAAGGTACTCGTTTCCACGTATCAGGCGGTTTCCGGTGCGGGAACCAAAGCCGTCGACGAGATGAAAGAACAAAGCCGCGCCATGTTGGAAGGTCGTTCGTACGCACCGGAAATTTTGCCGGTGAAAGGCGACAGAAAGCATTACCCGATCGCATTCAATGCCGTTCCGCAGATTGATAAGTTTCAAGATAACGGGTATACATTCGAGGAAATGAAGATGATCAACGAAACAAAGAAAATCTTTCATGAAAGCGAGCTTCCGGTTTCGGCGACTTGCGTGCGACTGCCGATTGAAACGGGGCATGCCGAATCGGTGTATATCGAATTGAACCGTGACGATGTTACGGTCGAACAGCTGCGGGAATTGCTGGCGGAAGCTCCTGGGGTCACGCTGCAGGACGATCCGTCCGAACAAGTTTACCCGATGCCGCTCGACGCAGCAGGAAAAAAAGACGTGTTTGTCGGCAGAATCCGCAAAGATCCGGATGAATCGAGCGGATTTCATCTCTGGATTGTGTCCGACAATTTGTTGAAAGGCGCAGCATGGAATTCTGTGCAAATTTCTGAAAGCTTGATGCGCTTAAATCTATTAAAATAA
- the dapG gene encoding aspartate kinase: protein MKIIVQKFGGTSLKTQEDRERAAFHVREAVGDGHKVVVVVSAMGRAGDPYATDTLLGLVGGEQTEITDREWDMLVSCGEVISSVVFSNELNKMGLKAAAMTGAQAGFRTNDEHRDAKIIDMKCERLRDQLNDSDVVVVTGFQGRKKNGDVTTLGRGGSDTSAAALGAALKAEWIDIFTDVEGIMTADPRIVEEAQPLSVVTYTEISNLAHQGAKVIHPRAVEIAMQSKVPIRIRSTHSSDPGTLVTAIGNGRPGSDVQDRLITGIAHTTGVCQMKVPEREGRFDVQSVVFETMANLGISVDMININPDGVVYTVKEENADRAVHALKQIGYEPQAIHGCAKVSAVGAAINGVPGVAARIVGALSAKNIRILQSADSHTTIWVLVRQDDLAQAVNALHDTFELNKVNNEKKTQNR, encoded by the coding sequence ATGAAAATCATCGTACAAAAATTTGGCGGAACTTCTTTAAAAACGCAAGAGGATCGCGAAAGAGCGGCTTTTCACGTAAGAGAAGCGGTCGGAGACGGCCATAAAGTCGTCGTCGTCGTATCCGCCATGGGACGTGCCGGTGATCCATATGCCACCGATACATTGCTCGGACTCGTCGGGGGCGAACAAACGGAGATCACGGATCGCGAGTGGGATATGCTCGTGTCGTGCGGGGAGGTCATCTCTTCCGTCGTTTTCTCCAATGAGCTGAACAAGATGGGATTGAAGGCGGCAGCGATGACTGGTGCGCAAGCCGGGTTTCGAACGAATGACGAACATCGCGACGCGAAAATCATTGACATGAAATGCGAAAGGCTGCGTGATCAATTGAACGATTCTGATGTCGTCGTTGTGACCGGCTTTCAAGGCCGCAAGAAAAACGGTGACGTGACAACGCTCGGACGCGGCGGAAGCGATACATCGGCCGCCGCACTCGGCGCGGCACTCAAGGCCGAATGGATTGACATCTTTACCGACGTCGAAGGCATTATGACGGCAGACCCGCGCATCGTCGAAGAGGCGCAGCCATTGTCCGTCGTGACGTATACGGAAATCTCCAATTTGGCCCATCAAGGGGCGAAGGTCATTCACCCGCGCGCCGTAGAGATCGCAATGCAATCGAAAGTTCCGATTCGCATCCGATCCACGCATTCCTCCGATCCCGGTACACTCGTCACCGCAATCGGAAACGGACGGCCGGGGAGCGACGTGCAAGATCGGTTGATCACGGGAATTGCGCATACAACCGGGGTTTGTCAAATGAAAGTTCCGGAAAGAGAAGGGCGTTTTGACGTCCAGTCGGTTGTGTTTGAAACGATGGCGAATCTCGGTATCAGCGTTGATATGATCAATATCAATCCAGACGGAGTCGTTTATACCGTCAAAGAGGAGAATGCCGATCGGGCGGTTCACGCGTTGAAACAAATCGGCTACGAGCCTCAAGCGATTCACGGTTGTGCAAAAGTTTCCGCCGTCGGGGCGGCCATTAACGGGGTTCCAGGCGTGGCGGCTCGCATTGTCGGCGCGTTGTCGGCGAAAAACATCCGTATATTGCAGTCTGCGGACTCTCACACGACGATTTGGGTACTCGTCAGACAAGATGATTTGGCGCAGGCGGTCAATGCGCTCCATGACACGTTCGAATTAAATAAAGTGAACAACGAGAAAAAAACGCAAAACAGATGA
- the dapA gene encoding 4-hydroxy-tetrahydrodipicolinate synthase, translating into MVTPFDRKGNLDLKRTTRLVEYLIEHGSDSLLVAGTTGESATLSTEEKLALFAHVVKVAAGRVPVIAGTGTYDTHATVELTKKAEKTGINGILAVTPYYIKPNQEGMYRHFETIAKSTDLPVMLYNIPGRSVVNMNAETIIRLARIENITAVKEASGNLDQITEIIRETDDDFALYSGDDGLTLPIMAVGGTGVVSTSANIIGREMRQMILAYTRGEVTEAAAAHRRLLPLMRALFAAPSPAPVKTALQMMGMDVGGVRLPLVPLNEEERLALQRVLHTTIPSEQF; encoded by the coding sequence ATGGTGACGCCCTTTGACCGGAAAGGGAATTTGGATTTAAAACGAACGACCCGTTTAGTCGAATACTTAATCGAACACGGCTCGGACAGTTTGCTTGTGGCCGGTACGACGGGAGAATCGGCGACGCTTTCTACGGAGGAAAAGCTGGCGCTGTTTGCCCACGTCGTCAAAGTGGCGGCTGGCCGCGTGCCGGTAATTGCGGGAACCGGCACATACGATACGCACGCGACCGTCGAATTAACGAAAAAAGCCGAAAAAACGGGGATTAACGGGATTTTGGCCGTGACCCCGTACTATATTAAACCGAATCAAGAAGGCATGTACCGTCATTTTGAAACAATTGCAAAATCGACCGACCTCCCGGTGATGCTTTACAACATCCCCGGCCGTTCCGTCGTTAACATGAACGCGGAGACCATCATTCGTCTGGCGCGTATTGAAAACATAACGGCGGTGAAAGAGGCGAGCGGAAACCTTGACCAAATCACCGAAATTATCAGGGAAACCGATGATGATTTTGCTTTATACAGCGGAGACGACGGCTTGACGCTGCCAATCATGGCCGTCGGCGGAACGGGTGTTGTATCGACATCGGCCAACATCATTGGCCGCGAAATGCGACAAATGATTTTGGCGTATACCCGCGGAGAGGTTACAGAAGCCGCGGCTGCTCATCGGAGGCTGCTTCCGCTCATGAGGGCTTTATTCGCTGCTCCTAGTCCTGCGCCGGTAAAAACCGCGCTGCAAATGATGGGGATGGACGTCGGAGGTGTACGCTTACCGCTCGTGCCGTTGAACGAGGAAGAGCGGCTTGCCTTGCAACGGGTGTTGCATACGACAATTCCTTCTGAACAATTCTAA